The Lepeophtheirus salmonis chromosome 1, UVic_Lsal_1.4, whole genome shotgun sequence genome has a segment encoding these proteins:
- the LOC121118744 gene encoding brachyurin-like — MRTLVYLAIIASAFANPKYPDICGLENKPFADSKIVGGQEAARHQFPWLASVSTFGSCTGSVLDENWIITAKHCVQTDGVAGILVGAHSKANGADEPNKQARKSSEIHVSSIGDFALIKLEIPLELNEYVRPVCLPTRADANNTFVGASTTITGWGVNNFDRANYPELYFAKDVEVIKCGHGENVLCTDANPGKAVCFGDSGGPLNYEMEDGKYMQIGVNQFVTNGKCAGGHNGYARITSHLDFIQEITGMVIE; from the coding sequence ATGAGAACATTAGTATACTTGGCTATCATTGCCTCTGCTTTTGCTAATCCCAAATATCCCGATATTTGTGGATTGGAAAACAAACCTTTCGCAGATTCAAAAATTGTTGGAGGACAGGAAGCAGCAAGGCATCAGTTTCCATGGCTTGCTTCTGTATCTACCTTTGGTTCTTGTACTGGTTCTGTTTTGGACGAAAATTGGATTATAACTGCTAAGCATTGTGTTCAAACTGATGGTGTTGCCGGAATTCTTGTTGGGGCTCATAGCAAGGCAAATGGGGCAGATGAACCAAATAAGCAAGCTAGAAAAAGTTCGGAAATTCACGTTTCATCAATTGGAGACTTTGCTTTGATCAAATTGGAGATTCCTTTGGAACTAAATGAATATGTCCGACCTGTTTGCTTACCAACACGTGCAGATGCTAATAATACCTTTGTTGGCGCATCAACGACCATAACAGGATGGGgtgttaataattttgatagagcAAATTACCCCGAATTATACTTTGCTAAAGACGTAGAAGTAATTAAGTGTGGTCATGGAGAAAATGTTCTCTGTACTGATGCAAATCCAGGAAAAGCTGTCTGTTTTGGTGACAGCGGTGGCCCTCTTAACTATGAAATGGAAGACGGAAAGTATATGCAAATAGGAGTCAACCAATTTGTGACTAATGGGAAATGTGCAGGAGGTCACAATGGATATGCACGTATCACATCACATCTAGACTTTATTCAAGAAATAACTGGAAtggttattgaataa